In Miscanthus floridulus cultivar M001 chromosome 5, ASM1932011v1, whole genome shotgun sequence, one genomic interval encodes:
- the LOC136452692 gene encoding protein SPEAR1-like isoform X2 has translation MSGSNFGDSMGWSSSGRRGKRGGGSAGGTDKPKQPQRGLGVAQLEKIRLQSEMAKYFHPLGQPPSLIHRTGSLNLEDARASTSSLSSLPSSSFHPTTISSPFPIHQNFAMPYGERHVRYSEFQAPIIRSPRSSAVYGNPHYAQHPNITLPLFEPQESARLKGHHDRSQSADSTSFNSDDPQDVDLELKL, from the exons ATGAGTGGGAGCAACTTTGGGGACAGCATGGGGTGGAGCAGTAGTGGGAGAAGGGGCAAGAGAGGCGGAGGCAGCGCCGGCGGCACCGACAAGCCCAAGCAGCCGCAGCGAGGGCTAGGCGTGGCGCAGCTTGAGAAGATTAGGTTACAGAGCGAAATGGCGAAGTACTTCCATCCCCTCGGCCAGCCCCCCAGCTTGATCCACAGAACGGGCAGCCTCAACTTG GAGGATGCACGGGCGTCGACGTCCTCGCTGTCGTCGTTGCCATCTTCCTCCTTCCATCCTACCACCATCTCGTCGCCGTTCCCAATCCATCAAAATTTCGCG ATGCCATACGGAGAGAGACACGTACGATACAGTGAATTCCAAGCTCCCATCATAAG ATCACCGAGGAGCAGTGCTGTCTATGGCAACCCACATTACGCGCAGCATCCTAACATCACATTGCCCCTCTTTGAACCACAG GAATCTGCCCGATTGAAGGGACATCATGATCGAAGTCAGTCAGCAGATTCAACAAGTTTCAACTCCGACGATCCACAAGACGTGGACCTTGAACTCAAGCTATGA
- the LOC136452692 gene encoding protein SPEAR1-like isoform X3 — translation MSGSNFGDSMGWSSSGRRGKRGGGSAGGTDKPKQPQRGLGVAQLEKIRLQSEMAKYFHPLGQPPSLIHRTGSLNLMPYGERHVRYSEFQAPIIRSPRSSAVYGNPHYAQHPNITLPLFEPQESARLKGHHDRSQSADSTSFNSDDPQDVDLELKL, via the exons ATGAGTGGGAGCAACTTTGGGGACAGCATGGGGTGGAGCAGTAGTGGGAGAAGGGGCAAGAGAGGCGGAGGCAGCGCCGGCGGCACCGACAAGCCCAAGCAGCCGCAGCGAGGGCTAGGCGTGGCGCAGCTTGAGAAGATTAGGTTACAGAGCGAAATGGCGAAGTACTTCCATCCCCTCGGCCAGCCCCCCAGCTTGATCCACAGAACGGGCAGCCTCAACTTG ATGCCATACGGAGAGAGACACGTACGATACAGTGAATTCCAAGCTCCCATCATAAG ATCACCGAGGAGCAGTGCTGTCTATGGCAACCCACATTACGCGCAGCATCCTAACATCACATTGCCCCTCTTTGAACCACAG GAATCTGCCCGATTGAAGGGACATCATGATCGAAGTCAGTCAGCAGATTCAACAAGTTTCAACTCCGACGATCCACAAGACGTGGACCTTGAACTCAAGCTATGA
- the LOC136452692 gene encoding protein SPEAR1-like isoform X1, giving the protein MSGSNFGDSMGWSSSGRRGKRGGGSAGGTDKPKQPQRGLGVAQLEKIRLQSEMAKYFHPLGQPPSLIHRTGSLNLQEDARASTSSLSSLPSSSFHPTTISSPFPIHQNFAMPYGERHVRYSEFQAPIIRSPRSSAVYGNPHYAQHPNITLPLFEPQESARLKGHHDRSQSADSTSFNSDDPQDVDLELKL; this is encoded by the exons ATGAGTGGGAGCAACTTTGGGGACAGCATGGGGTGGAGCAGTAGTGGGAGAAGGGGCAAGAGAGGCGGAGGCAGCGCCGGCGGCACCGACAAGCCCAAGCAGCCGCAGCGAGGGCTAGGCGTGGCGCAGCTTGAGAAGATTAGGTTACAGAGCGAAATGGCGAAGTACTTCCATCCCCTCGGCCAGCCCCCCAGCTTGATCCACAGAACGGGCAGCCTCAACTTG CAGGAGGATGCACGGGCGTCGACGTCCTCGCTGTCGTCGTTGCCATCTTCCTCCTTCCATCCTACCACCATCTCGTCGCCGTTCCCAATCCATCAAAATTTCGCG ATGCCATACGGAGAGAGACACGTACGATACAGTGAATTCCAAGCTCCCATCATAAG ATCACCGAGGAGCAGTGCTGTCTATGGCAACCCACATTACGCGCAGCATCCTAACATCACATTGCCCCTCTTTGAACCACAG GAATCTGCCCGATTGAAGGGACATCATGATCGAAGTCAGTCAGCAGATTCAACAAGTTTCAACTCCGACGATCCACAAGACGTGGACCTTGAACTCAAGCTATGA